The genomic region AATTTGTAGAAGAAGGTAATGACATCATGATGTATTTAGTGTCATTCATCATGAAGCTTGCGCCATATGGAGCGTTTGGATTAATTGCGTCTGCTATTGGAAGTCAAGGATGGGATGCCATTCAAGCGATGGGGCTCTATTTACTCGTTGTATTAATTTCCTTAGTTTTGCACGCGTTCATTACGTACGGTTCAAGTATTTTCTTCATTGCTAAAAAAAGTCCTCTCTGGTTCTTTAAAACGTTTGCTCCAGCCATGAGCGTTGCTTTAAGTACATCAAGCAGTAGTGCCACTTTACCGATTTCTATGGAAACGGCGCAACGAAAATTAAAAGTACCAGAGCCGATTAGTAGTTTCGTCCAACCGTTAGGAGCTACAATCAATATGGACGGAACCGCGATTATGCAAGGGGTAGCTACCGTATTTATCGCTCAAGTATACGGTGTTGATTTATCACTTTCCGAGTTAGTGACGATCGTATTAACAGCTGTATTAGCAAGTATTGGTACCGCTGGTGTTCCTGGGGTCGGATTAATTCTTCTTGCTATGGTATTAACGAGTGTCCAATTACCGGTAGAAGGAATTGCTTTAGTGTTAGGTATTGACCGTCTTGTGGATATGGCGCGTACGGCGGTGAACATTACAGGGGATGCCGCTTGTGCTCTCGTTGTGGCGGAAACGGAAAAAAGAAAAACGATTAAAGAACAGCGAGGAGAATAGGTTTATAGTGGAAACGAGGGAGCAAGATGAATCTTGGACTAGGTGAAATTGCTGTTATCATTCTTGTTGGACTGTTGATTTTCGGCCCAAATCAATTACCGAAAATCGGTAAAACAGCAGGGAAAACAATGTATCAGTTTAAAAAAGGTTGGAAAGAGATGATGGATGACGAAGATAATAAATGAGGATTGCTTATACTTTAGGCAAGCTTTTTTCACGGATGATGTATACAGTAGCCATGGCGCCTTTGCGTCATGGCTATTATTTATGAAGAGGTAGCTTAATAGTAAACGTCGTTAAATCATCGTTAGATTCACACAATAGTTCACCTTGATGATTGTTGATAATTTGTTTACATACGTATAGTCCAAGCCCTGTTCCTCTTTTTTTCGTTGTGACAAATGGTTCAAATATGTTTTCCTTGATATGATCAGGAATTTTTGGGCCATTATTTTGAGTATGAATGATAACTTTATTATCGAGTTCTGTGGCTAGAATGA from Bacillus sp. (in: firmicutes) harbors:
- a CDS encoding dicarboxylate/amino acid:cation symporter — translated: MKLTTKIFIGIFLGIIAGGMINTFAPNLFPTFDTYLFQPLGKLFLNLIKMLVVPIVLFSIILGTSSLGDPKKLGRIGVKTIGYFLVTTMIAIVIGLSMALLIKPGLAGEFETTDVEFEAKEAPPISETFLNMIPTNPIQALAEGNMLQIILLAIFIGMAITVLGEKANTFRKFVEEGNDIMMYLVSFIMKLAPYGAFGLIASAIGSQGWDAIQAMGLYLLVVLISLVLHAFITYGSSIFFIAKKSPLWFFKTFAPAMSVALSTSSSSATLPISMETAQRKLKVPEPISSFVQPLGATINMDGTAIMQGVATVFIAQVYGVDLSLSELVTIVLTAVLASIGTAGVPGVGLILLAMVLTSVQLPVEGIALVLGIDRLVDMARTAVNITGDAACALVVAETEKRKTIKEQRGE
- a CDS encoding twin-arginine translocase TatA/TatE family subunit, whose product is MNLGLGEIAVIILVGLLIFGPNQLPKIGKTAGKTMYQFKKGWKEMMDDEDNK